The following coding sequences are from one Anabas testudineus chromosome 16, fAnaTes1.2, whole genome shotgun sequence window:
- the LOC113170723 gene encoding protein SOGA3-like isoform X4 yields MQAKSASPPASEPELSPEPDSPQPAPQPDQRQQEEIERLEDENEDLKNEIEEMRAEMDEMRDTFYEEDACQLQDMRRELERANKNCRILQYRLKKAERKRLRFSESGQVDGELLRSLEQDLKVAKDVSVRLHHELENVEEKRTKTEEENEKLRQQLIEVEVTKQALQNELEKAKELSLKRKGSKDGQKAERKAAQTPIEEENEDLKCQLAFIKEEAILMRKKMAKIDKEKDRLEHELQKYRSFYGDVDSPLPKGEAGGPPTTRESELKLRLRLVEEEANILGRKIVELEVENRGLKAELDDMREDSLAAAGVDGSGSGGQQCREQGEALSELRQQLQLVEDEAELLRRNLADVEEENKKVTSELNKLKYKAGSHEAGSRHGGGGADPAKVEALQEELKAARLQINELSGKVMQLQYENRVLLSNMQRYDLASHLGIRGSPRDSDAESDGGRDDDTPSASASSPRLLPPHRKREGPIGGESDSDEVRNIRCLTPTRSLYSPVDSRFLSRSLKDRQHMIDIRIEAERLGRTIDRLITDTSTIIAEARVYVNNGELFARLDDDDEGGRIREHELLYRINAQMKAFRKELQSFIDRLDVPKQEDKQAEEPLSMFQPIILLILILVLFSSLSYATIFKLVFLFTLFFVL; encoded by the exons ATGCAGGCGAAATCAGCATCCCCACCGGCCTCCGAGCCGGAGCTGTCCCCCGAGCCCGACAGCCCACAGCCGGCTCCACAGCCAGACCAGAGGCAGCAAGAAGAGATAGAGAGGCTGGAGGATGAAAACGAGGATCTGAAG aatgaAATCGAGGAGATGCGGGCAGAGATGGATGAGATGCGGGACACCTTTTATGAGGAAGACGCCTGCCAGCTGCAGGACATGCgcagagagctggagagagcCAACAAAAACTGTCGGATCCTCCAGTACAGACTCAagaaggcagaaagaaagaggctCCGGTTCTCAGAAAGCGGCCAGGTGGACGGAGAGCTGCTCAGAAGTCTGGAGCAAGACCTGAAG GTGGCAAAAGATGTGTCTGTCCGCTTGCACCACGAGCTGGAGAAcgtggaggagaagaggaccaagacagaggaggagaacgaGAAGTTGAGGCAGCAGCTGATAGAAGTGGAAGTCACCAAGCAGGCCCTGCAGAATGAACTGGAGAAAGCCAAAGAG CTctcactgaaaagaaaaggaagtaaGGATggacagaaagcagagagaaaggcTGCACAGACCCCGATCGAG GAAGAAAATGAGGATCTGAAATGCCAGCTAGCCTTTATCAAAGAGGAAGCCATCCTGATGAGGAAAAAGATGGCAAAGATCGACAAGGAGAAGGACCGACTGGAGCACGAGTTGCAGAAGTATCGCTCCTTCTACGGGGATGTAGACAGCCCTCTGCCCAAAGGTGAGGCTGGAGGGCCTCCCACCACCCGCGAATCAGAGCTGAAGCTCCGTTTACgcctggtggaggaggaggcaaaCATCTTGGGGAGGAAGATTGTGGAACTGGAGGTGGAAAACCGAGGGCTGAAGGCTGAGCTGGATGACATGAGGGAGGACAG TCTGGCGGCAGCAGGAGTGGATGGCTCTGGCAGTGGAGGTCAACAGTGCAGAGAGCAAGGCGAGGCCTTGTCAGAGCTGAGGCAACAGCTTCAGCTGGTGGAAGATGAGGCAGAACTTCTTCGCAGGAATTTAGCAGATGTGGAAGAAGAGAACAAAAAG GTGACAAGTGAACTCAATAAACTGAAGTACAAGGCTGGATCCCATGAAGCCGGATCCAGACACGGAGGag GTGGAGCTGACCCTGCTAAAGTGGAGGCCCTCCAGGAGGAATTGAAAGCAGCACGTCTGCAGATCAACGAACTGAGCGGAAAGGTTATGCAGCTCCAGTACGAGAACCGTGTGCTGCTCTCCAACATGCAGCGCTACGACCTGGCCTCCCACCTGGGCATTCGAGGCAGCCCGCGGGACAGTGACGCAGAGAGCGACGGAGGACGGGATGATGACACCCCTTCAGCCTCCGCTTCCTCCCCTCGTCTCCTCCCACCTCATCGCAAGCGTGAGGGCCCTATTGGAGGGGAGAGCGACTCGGATGAAGTCAGGAACATTCGCTGCCTCACCCCAACACGCTCCCTTTACTCACCTGTAGACAGTCGTTTTTTATCCAGGAGCCTGAAGGACCGGCAACATATGATAGACATCCGCATTGAGGCGGAGAGGCTGGGCCGGACCATCGACAGGCTCATCACTGACACCAGCACTATCATCGCTGAGGCCCGAGTATACGTCAACAACGGGGAGCTGTTTGCCAGACTGGATGACGACGATGAAGGTGGCAG GATCAGAGAGCACGAGCTGCTGTATCGCATCAACGCACAGATGAAGGCCTTCAGAAAGGAGTTGCAAAGCTTCATAGACCGACTTGATGTCCCTAAGCAGGAGGATAAACAGGCGGAGGAGCCACTGTCT ATGTTTCAGCCCATTATTTTGCTGATCCTCATACTTGTTCTGTTTTCCTCACTCTCGTATGCCACCATTTTTAAATTGGTATTCCTTTTCACcttattttttgttctgtaa